In Planctomonas sp. JC2975, the genomic stretch CGAGCGCGCTCGATCAGGTCCGGGTAGGCGGACTCGAATGCGGCGGGATCGACCGGGTTGTCGAAGATGAACGTGATTTTCGTGGACATGGGAACTCCTTGCGTGATGGGTGATCGGTGATGGATAGGTGGGCGGTCAGGCGGCTGCTTCGACGGTTCCGCTCGTCATGCTCGCTTCGCCCCCTTCCGGATGACCGCGTGCAGCCGGATCGCCGAGATCAGGAAGAAGATCCCGCCGAGGATCGCATAACCGCCCACGCCGGTCAGGGCTGCGTTCGGTCCGCCGGCCATGAGCACGAACCCGGCGCCCGCGAACACGGAGATGCCTCCACTGAGAATCATCGCCAGCTGACCCCCGAGCCGCCACCGCAGGATCGCGATGATCAGCTGCACGATGCCTGCGGTGATCGCCCAGGCGCCCCACACCCGCAGCACATTCGGGATGCCGGTGCCGACGACGAAGGCGAGTGCGAGCGCCGTCAGCAGGCTGAGCGCCATGTTGACGTACAGCGGCGCCTTCGGCCTGCTGGATCCGGACGACCGGTAGTCCACGATCGCCGCAGCGACGTCGAACAGCGGGTAGATGACGAGCAGGGTGATCGTGACCGGATCGACCGACTTCGCGATCGCGATGAGCAGGATCGCCCAGACGATCGCGAAGCCGAAACGCACGACGTACAGGTTGCGCAGTGCCTTCGTGCTGCCGGTCAGACCCACCGTGCCGGCGGCAGGATCGCTTGCGGCGCCCCCGATCGAGTCGGAAGTGGTTTCACGGTCGTGAGGTATGGACGGCTGCGTCGATGGGGCGTCGGCTGATGCCACGGTGAGCTCCTTGTAGATAGAACGATCGGTATTGCTGAGCTTGAACCTCGTCGGGCGAGATGTCAAGAACGATCGTTCTGTCTCTTTCTGCTATCGTAAGAACGCACGTCGTCACGACCGGAGCGGAGAAACATGTCGGAGGCGAAGACTCGACTTCTGGAAACGGCCTCGCGGCTCTTCTACGCCGAGGGCCTGCATGCCGTCGGCATCGATCGGGTCGTCGCGGAAGCGCAGGTCACCCGTGCAACGCTCTATCGGCACTTCCCGAGCAAGGACGACCTCCTCGTCGCCTATCTGACCCAGGCCGATGAGGCGATCCGCGCCCGCGCGGCGGAGGCGCAATCCTCGGGCGCAGACGCCGATGACGTGATTCGGACCATCGCCGAGTCGATCGCCGATGACATCGGCAGTCCGGGTTTCCGAGGATGCGCCTTCCTCAACGCCGCCGCGGAGTACCCCGACCCGAAGCATCCGGTGCACAAGGCGGTTCTGGCGCACCGGCAATGGTTCCTGAAGACCATGACCGGACTCTTCGCCACGACAGGGAAGACGGACGCCGAACCCGCGGCACGGCACTTCGTCATGCTGCGCGACGGCGCCATGGCTGCCGGCTGCCTCGCCGATCCGAAGCCCATCTGCGCGACCTTCCTTCGCGGGGTCGAAGGTCTGCTCACGTATCGCAGTGGCCTGGAGTCCGACGCGGATCTGTCCTGACGATCCGCGCGCCGAACCGCACACAGCAGCTCGCGGGCGCTCAGCCCTCTGCCATGGCCAGCGCCTCTTCCGCCCGCTCCGGGCTGCCCTCGGCGAGACCCTTGGCGATACCGCGCGAGTTCAGCGCCCACAGCACCAGGGCGACGATCAGCACGACGATCTCGGTCACCGTGAGCGCCCAGATGATGCCGGTCAGTCCGAACCAGAGGTTGCCGAGGATGACGATCGGGATGAACAGCACGCCCTGCGTCATCGACAGCACGATCGCCGCTGTGCCGCGTCCGGTGGCCTGCATGAGCGAGGTGATGAGCCCGGTGAATCCGTTGCCGATCATCGCCACGAGCTGTGCCGTGATGATGGTGACGCCGATGCCGAGCAGAGAGTGATCCGAGGAGAAGACGGAGAACAACTGGTCGCGGAACAGGAACACCGCGACGAAGAAGATCGCTCCGATGCCTCCGACGGCGACGGCCGACGATCGCACCGATGACCACAGCCGCTTGCCGTCGCCCTTGCCGAATGCGTATGCGAGCAGCGGCAGCACGCCGATCGTGATGCCCATGACGAGGAACTCGGGCACCTGGGCGATCCGGACGGCCACGCCCATGGCGGCCAGCGGACCGTTGCCGTACTGCGCCGCCAGGTTGTTGAGCACCAGGCTCGTGACGATGAGGAAGGCGGACTGCAGCAGCTCTCCTGCCCCGATGCTGAACACCGGCTTCAGCACGGACGCCTTGAGCGTGAACCAGCGCGGCGCGATGCTCACGTGCCGGCTGTGCTTGGTGAGCCACGCCCCGTAGTACACGACGGCGATGACGTTCGAGAGGCCGAGGGCGAGCGCAGCCCCTGCGACGCCCCAGTGCAGCACGAGGATGAAGAGCACATCGAAGACGAGGTTCGCGATGGTCGATGCGATGAGGCCGATCATCGACTGCCTCGCTGCGCCCTCGGCGCGCACGAGTTGCTCCAGGCAGAACGTGGCGGCCAGCACCGGGACGAACGCGAGCATGACGGCGACGTAGGCGGAGGTGGCCGATGCGGCAGCGGCATTCGCCCCGAGCAGCGAGACGAGCGGATTCAGCAGCAGCAGCCCGATGGCGCCGACCACGGCTCCCGCGATGACGGACCCCCACACGGCGAACGACGAGACGTGCTTGATCTCGCCCGCCTTGGATGGATCGTTCTCGGATGCCCCGAGCAGCCGCGAGATCAGCGCACCGCCACCGACGCCGAAGACGCCGCCGACGGCCATGATGATGCCGAGCAGCGGAGTGCCGAACGTGATGGCGGCCAGCAGCACGGAGTCGTGCAACGAGCCGATGAAGCCGGCGTTGATGACGTTGTACACGGCGCCGACGGCCATGCCGGCCGCCATCGGGACGCAGAGATGGATGAGTGCGCGCACGATCGGCGCGGCGGAGAGGTACCAGCGGTTCGAGCCGACGGTGTCGGTCGTTGGTGCGGTTTCGATGCTTGTGGTGCTCATGATGGGCTCCCTTCAGGGCATGACGAATCGGTTCAGGGCATGACGGGATGGCGTCGGGTGACGGCGCCTGCGTCAAGGCATGACGAGATGGCGTCGGGAGGCCGACGCGGTGATGTCGCCTCGGTGGTGCGGTGGCTGTGCGGGCCCGGCGCTTACGGCCGCTCGGGCTCCGGCAGTGCCACTGTGATCTTCTTGAGCATCGTGGTGAGCTGCTCGCGCTCGGCGGCCGTCAGCGGGGCGAGGATCGTCTCGTCCGCCGCGACCATCGCCTCGTCGAATCCGGCGATGAGTTCCAGACCCGCGGGGGTGGCGTACACGCGCTTGCTGCGTTCATTGCCCTCCTCCGTTCGACGTTCGATGTATCCGCGGCGTTCGAGCCCCTGCAGCATGCTGGACACGCTCGCCGGGGTCGTGCGGGTCATCCTGGCGATGTCGCGCTGGATGGCGCCGGGCTCGTGCTCGAGGTATCCGAGCACGAATCCCTGCTCGAACGTGATGTCGCGCTCGCGGATCCAGTCCTCTGCTGCCTTGCGCTGAGCCCAGCCGATCCAACGCAGCAGCTGAAGACCGCTGGTGTTCTCGACCTCTCGCCTTTCCATGGTTAAGACTCTAATAGTTTGAGCTCTAACTGTCAAGCTTCTAACTATCGCGGATTCGAGGCTCAGTCGAGCAGTGCGCGGATGTCGTCGGCCGACAGCGCCGACGAGAACGTGCCGTCCCCCTCGAGCACGGCATCGAACAGTTCGGCCTTGGCTCGACCGAGCTGCATCACCTTCTCCTCGATCGTGTCGGATGCCACCATCCGGTACACCATGACCCGTTTCGTCTGCCCGATGCGGTGCGTGCGGTCGACGGCCTGGGCCTCGGCCGCCGGGTTCCACCACGGGTCGAGCAGGAACACGTAGTCCGCCTCGGTGAGGGTGAGCCCGAATCCGCCCGCCTTCAGGCTGATCAGGAAGACGGGCGCGTCTCCCTCCCGGAATCGGCGGATCACCTCGGGCCGACGCCGCGTCGATCCGTCGAGGTAGACGTACGGGATCCCTTCGTGATCCAGTCGCGCCGCCACCTTGCGCAGATACGAGGTGAACTGGCTGAACGCCAGCGCTCGATGTCCCTCGGCTACCACATCGCCGAGCTGGTCGACCAGGGCGTCGAGCTTGGCTGATGGCACATCGGCATACTCGGGGTCGATGAGCGACGCGTCGACCGCGAGCATCCGCAGCAGGGTGATGGACCGGTAGACGATGAAGCGCTGGCGGTCCATGTCGGCGAGCAGGCCGAGCAGCTTGGTGCGCTCCCGCTGCAGCCAGGTGTCGTAGATCCGTCGATGCGCCGGGTCGAGCGGGATGCTGAGCACCTGCTCCTGCTTGTCAGGCAGCTCGGGTGCCACCACGTCTTTCGTGCGCCGCAGCATGAGCGGACGGATGCGCCGGCGCAAGCGGGAGAGTCGCGCGGCACCGTGCGCGGTGTCTGTTCCGTGCGCCGGGCTCGCGGCTGCCGCGATGGGTTTGACGTACTCCTCCTCGAATCGGCGCCGGGACGGGAACAGTCCGGGAGCCACGATCGAGAGCATCGCCCAGAGTTCGAGCAGGTTGTTCTCGAGCGGCGTTCCGGTCACGGCGAGGCGGAACGGGGCATCGAGCTCGCGTGCATGGCGGTGGGTCTGCGACGCGTGGTTCTTCACGAACTGCGCCTCGTCGAGCACCAGCCCCGACCACTTCAGCGCCGCGAACTGCTCGTGATCGAGCCGGAACACCGTGTACGTCGTGAGCACGATGTCGGCGTCGGCGATGACATCCGCGAGGCTCGTGCGCTCCTTGCGACGCGTCGCCGTGACGGATGCCACCCGCAGCCCGGGGGTGAACCTCGCCGCCTCGCTCTCCCAGTTGGCCACCACCGATGCCGGGGCGACCACGAGAAATGGCGCCCCCGCACTCGCGGGAATCCGGCCCCCGAGATCCTCCGGGACCCGAGACCGCTCGACCGCGTGAGCGATCAACGCGAGCGTCTGCACCGTCTTGCCGAGCCCCATGTCGTCGGCGAGGACACCGCCGAGGCCGTGCCGCCAGAGAAACACGAGCCAGTCGTAGCCATCGCGCTGGTAGGGACGCAGCTCGGCGGTGAGGCCCTCGGGCAACGGCTCCCGCTCGACGAACCCAGCCTCGTCAGCCGCACGCGACTCCGCCGGTGCGGCCAGCGCCAGCAGCCCCGCCACCGTCTCGCGCCACTCGACGGCGGGCAGAGCCTCGTCGGCGAGGTCCTCGAAGTCGGCCCAAAGCGCAGCCTGGTAGCGGCTGATCCGCGGACCCGTCTCCCACTCGGCGAGCGCCTCCGCCTCGGCGAGCAGTTCCTTCAACCGGTCGAACACCGGCTGGTTCAGCGAAAGGTAGGTGTGGTCGACGAGCAGCAGCTTCTTGCGGCCGCCGGCCAGCGCGGTGAAGAGCGGCTGGAAGGGGATCGTGCGGCCGGCAACGGTGACCATCACTCCGAGATCGAACCAGTCGCGCTGATCCGTCGGCACCGTCGTGACGGTGAGCTCGGGAGTCTCGGTGAGCTCGCGGTAGTCGACGCGATCGCCGACGACCTCGATGCGGATGCCGTCCCCTGCGTGCTCCTCCAGCGACGGCAGCACCGTCGAAACCCACTCGGCCGCCGCGATGCCGGTCAACGTGCGGTCCGCGAGGCTCGCCGCAGTGCCGTCCGCGGGGGCACCTGCGGTATCCGTCGCCTCCGCGATCGCCTGCAGCACGCGACGGACGATCGCCGCCTCGGCATCCGTGTCGCGCTGCATCGGATCTGCGCGTGCCTGCGCCATCGCCACCACGTCGACGCGCTCACCCGTTCGGTACTCCCAGGAGAACGACAGCGACACCCGCTGCCGCGACAGGAACATGACGGTCAGCACGAAGACCGGCGGCTCCAGCGCCGGGAGCCGATTCGTCGACGCCCGCTCAATGGGGAAGGACCGCGCCAGCACGGGATACACCTCGCGCGTGAACTCCGCGAGGTCATCCGGCGGCACGACGATCGGATCCTCGCTGAGCATCGCGAGTTCACGGGACGACACGGGCCGATCAACCGGCGCGAGCGTGACGAGCGGTGCTGCCTGCGTCCAGTCGACGATCGCAAGCCCGTGATCGCCGATCGGCCGCACCGTCACTGCCGACGGAGCCTCGACGCCGTCGACGCGAACCCGCGGTTGCAGCAGCAGTCCGCCGTCGTCGGTGTCGGTCGCCACGATGTCGAGCTCGGCACGATCGGCCACCTCGACGCGACCGCTCTTGGCCGCGGAGGCGATGCGGATGCCGCGGGCACGGGCATCCGCGAGCATGCGCCAGAGCAGGGGGCTGGCGTACTCGTCGAGCACGAGCCTCGAGCCGTCGCTGCTCGAGTACCGTCCGGGCTCCGCCCGGGAGAGCACGTCGACTTCGACGAACCAGCGCACCTGATCCGGATCCAGTCCGAGCTCGTGCGTGCGGTACTGCAGACCGCCCCAGGTGATGGGTGCGTTCACCCATCCGCCGCGCTTGCCGGGCACGCCGGGACGCACGGTGACGACGAACGGACCGACGGATGCCACCGTCGCCGTCTTCGTCGTGTCCCCTGTGTGCTCCCATCGCCCGGCTCCGCCACGTCGTGTGCGCTCGCGCACCTCGACGAGGAGAGCCAGCGGCAGCGTCTCCGCCGCGCGGCCCTGACCGCTTCGGAGGGTCAGCGGAAGGAGCTGGTCCCGCCAGTCGTCGTGCTCGTCGTGCCCGGATGCACCAGGGGAGAACGAGCGGCCGGACACCCGCTCATGCTCTCATGCGCCCCCGACGCCGGCGGCAAGCCGCTGGAGCATCGACACGGCGGCGACGCTGTCGACGCCGGCGAAGAATCGTGCGTCGGCGTCCTCCACGACGGAAACGGCACGGCCGGCCAGCTCACGCCCCGCCACCGTGACCTCGACCGCCTTCGCCCTGCTGTCGTTCGGGTCGGGTCGCCGGGTCACGAGACCCTTCGCCTCCAACCGCCCGAACACCTCGGACGCCGTCTTCACGTCGGCTCCGGCCTGCGCCGCCACCTGCGCCTGGTTGGGCGTGGCGCCCTCCCGGCCGAGCCACCATGAGCAGGCGAGCAGCACGAACTGCACGTGCGTGAGGCCGAGGGGTGTCAGAGCGGATGCCATCGCCCGCTGCCACGCGCCCGTCACCCTCCAGAGCAGGAAACCCGGGCTCTCGGCTGGTCCGCCGGCGAATCGTGTGCCCGATGCCGGCGCTTGGGCGCTGTCGGATGCCGCGGCCTCAGGCATCGGCATCCTCCGGGTCCCATGCGTCGTTCGACGCCGCCGCGATGAACAGGTGCCGCATGACCTCGGGGAAGTCACCGGCGATCTGCGGCCCGAGTTGCGGACCCACCTCATCGGACGGCTCGCCGTCGATCTCGAGGCGGTGCGTCACCCGGGTCCCCGTGCCGACCGGCTCGAGGAGGTGCCGGAACCGCAGCGTGAGGTCACCGTAGATGGTCTCGTCGGCGTACGCGGATCCTTCGATCAGCTCCACGATCGTCGAGTCGAAAGTCTCCTGCCCGTCAGGGGTGACCGACAGCCGGGTGCCGACCGCGAACGGACCGTGCAGCACGTAATCGTCGCCGCCCTCGTAGGTGAACCGGCCCTCGTGCAGCGCACGAAGTGCAGCCCACACGCGTGCGGGTGCAAGCTCGGTCTCTTCCGTGTATTCGGTGCTCCACATGATCGCGCCTTTCGTTGTCGAAGTGATTTGATCTGTGTACAGATTATCCGTACACGGACTAATTGACAAGAGGTCGGCCCCAATTGGTCCCCTCAACCGAGAAAGTCAGCCCCGCGGCGTCGCAGGAAGGTGCAGCACGATGCGCGCGGCGTCGCAGAAGAGGTCATCCGCAGTGCGCCCGGTTCCGATGAAGTAGTCGCCGATCGCCTTGGAGATGACGGGGAATCGGCGCCGGACCTCGTCCACCGATGGCGCAGGGCCGTCTGGCTGCGGCGATTGCTCCTCGAGGACCCAGCCGACCGTGAAGCGCTCGCCGACGAGGACGAGGAGGCGAGCATCCTGGGCGTCCATGCCCCACTGAACGAGCGACGCCATCGCCGTCTCGGAGAAGTCACCGCGCCGCAGCGAGTATCGGGCCCCCGAGATGATGCGCGCGCCGTCGGTGTGCCGCAGGAGAGTCGCGCGCAACGCGGTGAGCGCATCGAGGTACCACGTGCGTCCATCGCCTTCGCCGCCGGCGTCCGGATGCGGCACCGCTGCGATCGCCTCGTCCATGATCGCGTCCGCGAGGCCGTCGAGCAGCTCCGACTTGTTCTTCACGTGCCAGTACAGGGTGGGCGCCTGCACCTCGAGGCGGGAGGCGAGAGTTCGGAGGCTCAGCGCGTCGAGTCCGTCGTCGTCGACGAGCCGAAGCGCTTCCTCGAGCACACGATCGCGATTCAGGGGCACCGTCGTCCTCTCTTGCGCATCTCCTCTAACAGTGTTAGAACAAGCATAGTCCCTAACACTGTAAGAGAAGGATGATGCGATGAAGGCAGCCGTAGTCGATCGGGTCGGCGGTGTCCCGGAGTACCGGCAATGGCCGGATCCGGAGCCGCATGACGGCGAGGTCGTCGTGACGGTCGAAGCCGTCGCCGTCGAGAACGTCGACCGCGCCATCGTCGCCGGCACGCATTACGCGTCCGCCGACTTCCAGGCGGCGCTTCCGGCCGTCCCGTGCTTCGACGGCATCGGACGCCTTCAGGATGGAACGTTGGTCGGCTTCGGGGGCTCACGGCGCCGAACGGGGCGCTGGCCGAACGCGTGGTCGTTCCTGCCGCCTACACGTCGCCGATCCCCGCCGGCATCGAACCATCTGTCGCGGCCGCGCTGTCCTCGGCGATCAGCGGCATGATCGGCCTGAGCGCCGCCGGAGAGCTCGCGGCGGGCGAGATCGTGCTGGTGCAGGGCGGCACCGGTGTCGCCGGGCGGCTCGCGATCCGGATCGCGCGGCTCCTCGGCGCCGGACGCATCGTCGCCACCGGCCGCGACGACGCCGCGCTGGACGAACTGCACGACCTGGGCGCCGACGCCACGATCTCCACGGCCGTCGACGACGACGCGCTGGTCAAGGCCTTCGCCGAGGCCGCCGGCAACGGTTACGACGTCATCGTCGACTATCTCTGGGGACGTCCTACCGAGCTGCTCATCCGCGCCCTCACCCCCACGAGCTTCGCGCTGGGCTCGCCGACGCGGCTCGTGCAGGTCGGCGAATCAGCCGGCCACGACCTTCGGCTGCCCGCGGATGCCCTGCGGACCTCCGGCCTCGAGCTCTACGGCGCTGGACGCAACGCGGCCACCGGCATGGCCGCCGCCTACCAGCGGGTCGTGGAGTGGATCCGCAACGGTCAGCTGACCATCCCCGTCGAGACGATGCCACTCAGCAACATCGCCGAGGCCTGGGCTCGCACTGACCTCCGCGGGAGGCGACTGGTCATCGTCCCCGACTGAGAGCCGACCGCTCCACACGAACGCATCACCACAGCCCCATCAACACGGCCCGATTAACAAGAACACCGGAAACAGGAGAACATCACCATGAACACCTTCAGCAAGACTCTTCACGGCCTCACGCACCTCATCCCCGGCATCCCGGAGCACTCCGACAGCGCCAACGCACGTCACCATCGGCCCGCTCAGGGTTCGCATGGGCAGCGGCACCAAGGAGTCGCGCTGCGGAGCCCGAACCGGCACCACCAGAACCCGCCGCGCGTGCTCGTCGGCTGGCAGAACCGCATCGCGCGCCTGGTGCACGCCGACCGTTAGGTCGGCGCCGGTCGCCATCGCGGGCGCGACGGGCACGGCGCGATGGCTCGAGGCCGCCGAGCCGCCGTTCAGCACAGCGGCTCTGCACCCGTCTCGATGACGGAAAGGGACCGTCGTACGCGACGGCGGCAACGCCTTCTGCCATCGAGACGGGACTCGGTCGGATCCGAAGATCCGATCGGGCCCCTGCTAGACGTTCTCGGCGCGCAGGGAGCGGACCATGCTCCGCAGAAGGCGGAAGGCATGCGACTGGTCGTCCTGCGTCAGGCCGTTCAGCATGCGGAGCTCAACGGATCTGACCACGACTGTCGCCTTCTCGAGACTGCGCCGACCACGTGGCGTGAGCCGAGCGGGAAGGGCCTTGCCGACCGGAGCCTCCGACGGTCTGGTCACGTAGCCATCCCGTTCGAACGCCTGCAGCAGCACGTTCATCGACTGGCGCGTGACGAAAGTCCCTCTCGCCAGCTGCGAATTCGACAGGCCGGGCCGCTGGGCGAGCAGTTCGAGACATGAATACTGCGTTACGGTCAGCCCCAGCGGCCGCAGTGCCGCCTCCATGGCCGCTCGAAGTGCGCTTGACGCCTCCTTGAGCAGATAGCCCAACGAGGTCTCGAGATCGATTCCGGCCCCACCTTGACTCATGTCAGTATTCTGACATACAGTTGCCTGTGTCAGAACACTGACACGAACGCGCGAGAAAAGGACATCCTCATGCCTGCCACCGGCCCCGACTTCATCTCCCTCCAGGTGCGCGATCTCGATGCGTCCCAGGCGTTCTACGAGACCTATCTCGGCCTCGTTCGCTCTCCGGCCGGCCCACCGCACGCCGTCGTCTTCGGCACGAAGCCGATCGCGTTCGCGCTGCGAGACATCCTGCCGGGCACCGAGCTCGCATCCGCCCCGCAGCCCGGCATCGGTGTCGCGATCTGGCTTCACGCCACCGAGGTGCAATCCATTCATGACGCTCTCGCCGCGGACGGGCGCACCATCGTCGCCCCGCCGATCGATGGCCCCTTCGGACGCACGTTCACCTTCGCCGACCTCGACGGCTACCACGTCACCCTCCACGACCGCGCCTGAGCCGCGGATTCCCGTGGCAACCGGATATGATCCGGCCCTCCTCTCGGAGTTGACCGTCTCGCGTTCCAGGGCGTCCGAGGTATCAGTCGGCGACGACGAGCGGTTCGATCCCGGCGAGATCCGGATCGAGCCCGATGTCGACGAGCACGACGCGTCCGGCGTAGGCGGCCGCCGGCTGCCGCAGCAGCCCGGCCTTGTGGGCGCCGAACGTGACGGTCACGTCGGCGGGCAGGACCGTCTCGTCGGGCACCGCGCCCGTGTCGGGGTCGACGCCGCTCGGCAGGTCGACGGCCACGACCCGTCGACGCGGTGAGGCCGCCAGCGGCCGGATCGCCGCAACGGCATCACGGGCCGTTCCCCGCAGCGCCGGGCTCCGGTATGCGCCGGTGCCCAGGATCCCGTCGACGATGACGTCTGCTTCCGTCAC encodes the following:
- a CDS encoding TetR/AcrR family transcriptional regulator, with protein sequence MSEAKTRLLETASRLFYAEGLHAVGIDRVVAEAQVTRATLYRHFPSKDDLLVAYLTQADEAIRARAAEAQSSGADADDVIRTIAESIADDIGSPGFRGCAFLNAAAEYPDPKHPVHKAVLAHRQWFLKTMTGLFATTGKTDAEPAARHFVMLRDGAMAAGCLADPKPICATFLRGVEGLLTYRSGLESDADLS
- a CDS encoding MarR family transcriptional regulator, which produces MERREVENTSGLQLLRWIGWAQRKAAEDWIRERDITFEQGFVLGYLEHEPGAIQRDIARMTRTTPASVSSMLQGLERRGYIERRTEEGNERSKRVYATPAGLELIAGFDEAMVAADETILAPLTAAEREQLTTMLKKITVALPEPERP
- a CDS encoding MATE family efflux transporter — encoded protein: MSTTSIETAPTTDTVGSNRWYLSAAPIVRALIHLCVPMAAGMAVGAVYNVINAGFIGSLHDSVLLAAITFGTPLLGIIMAVGGVFGVGGGALISRLLGASENDPSKAGEIKHVSSFAVWGSVIAGAVVGAIGLLLLNPLVSLLGANAAAASATSAYVAVMLAFVPVLAATFCLEQLVRAEGAARQSMIGLIASTIANLVFDVLFILVLHWGVAGAALALGLSNVIAVVYYGAWLTKHSRHVSIAPRWFTLKASVLKPVFSIGAGELLQSAFLIVTSLVLNNLAAQYGNGPLAAMGVAVRIAQVPEFLVMGITIGVLPLLAYAFGKGDGKRLWSSVRSSAVAVGGIGAIFFVAVFLFRDQLFSVFSSDHSLLGIGVTIITAQLVAMIGNGFTGLITSLMQATGRGTAAIVLSMTQGVLFIPIVILGNLWFGLTGIIWALTVTEIVVLIVALVLWALNSRGIAKGLAEGSPERAEEALAMAEG
- a CDS encoding DEAD/DEAH box helicase, yielding MSGRSFSPGASGHDEHDDWRDQLLPLTLRSGQGRAAETLPLALLVEVRERTRRGGAGRWEHTGDTTKTATVASVGPFVVTVRPGVPGKRGGWVNAPITWGGLQYRTHELGLDPDQVRWFVEVDVLSRAEPGRYSSSDGSRLVLDEYASPLLWRMLADARARGIRIASAAKSGRVEVADRAELDIVATDTDDGGLLLQPRVRVDGVEAPSAVTVRPIGDHGLAIVDWTQAAPLVTLAPVDRPVSSRELAMLSEDPIVVPPDDLAEFTREVYPVLARSFPIERASTNRLPALEPPVFVLTVMFLSRQRVSLSFSWEYRTGERVDVVAMAQARADPMQRDTDAEAAIVRRVLQAIAEATDTAGAPADGTAASLADRTLTGIAAAEWVSTVLPSLEEHAGDGIRIEVVGDRVDYRELTETPELTVTTVPTDQRDWFDLGVMVTVAGRTIPFQPLFTALAGGRKKLLLVDHTYLSLNQPVFDRLKELLAEAEALAEWETGPRISRYQAALWADFEDLADEALPAVEWRETVAGLLALAAPAESRAADEAGFVEREPLPEGLTAELRPYQRDGYDWLVFLWRHGLGGVLADDMGLGKTVQTLALIAHAVERSRVPEDLGGRIPASAGAPFLVVAPASVVANWESEAARFTPGLRVASVTATRRKERTSLADVIADADIVLTTYTVFRLDHEQFAALKWSGLVLDEAQFVKNHASQTHRHARELDAPFRLAVTGTPLENNLLELWAMLSIVAPGLFPSRRRFEEEYVKPIAAAASPAHGTDTAHGAARLSRLRRRIRPLMLRRTKDVVAPELPDKQEQVLSIPLDPAHRRIYDTWLQRERTKLLGLLADMDRQRFIVYRSITLLRMLAVDASLIDPEYADVPSAKLDALVDQLGDVVAEGHRALAFSQFTSYLRKVAARLDHEGIPYVYLDGSTRRRPEVIRRFREGDAPVFLISLKAGGFGLTLTEADYVFLLDPWWNPAAEAQAVDRTHRIGQTKRVMVYRMVASDTIEEKVMQLGRAKAELFDAVLEGDGTFSSALSADDIRALLD
- a CDS encoding TetR/AcrR family transcriptional regulator C-terminal domain-containing protein; translated protein: MPLNRDRVLEEALRLVDDDGLDALSLRTLASRLEVQAPTLYWHVKNKSELLDGLADAIMDEAIAAVPHPDAGGEGDGRTWYLDALTALRATLLRHTDGARIISGARYSLRRGDFSETAMASLVQWGMDAQDARLLVLVGERFTVGWVLEEQSPQPDGPAPSVDEVRRRFPVISKAIGDYFIGTGRTADDLFCDAARIVLHLPATPRG
- a CDS encoding MarR family transcriptional regulator, translating into MSQGGAGIDLETSLGYLLKEASSALRAAMEAALRPLGLTVTQYSCLELLAQRPGLSNSQLARGTFVTRQSMNVLLQAFERDGYVTRPSEAPVGKALPARLTPRGRRSLEKATVVVRSVELRMLNGLTQDDQSHAFRLLRSMVRSLRAENV
- a CDS encoding zinc-binding dehydrogenase; the encoded protein is MIGLSAAGELAAGEIVLVQGGTGVAGRLAIRIARLLGAGRIVATGRDDAALDELHDLGADATISTAVDDDALVKAFAEAAGNGYDVIVDYLWGRPTELLIRALTPTSFALGSPTRLVQVGESAGHDLRLPADALRTSGLELYGAGRNAATGMAAAYQRVVEWIRNGQLTIPVETMPLSNIAEAWARTDLRGRRLVIVPD
- a CDS encoding MarR family winged helix-turn-helix transcriptional regulator, whose product is MPEAAASDSAQAPASGTRFAGGPAESPGFLLWRVTGAWQRAMASALTPLGLTHVQFVLLACSWWLGREGATPNQAQVAAQAGADVKTASEVFGRLEAKGLVTRRPDPNDSRAKAVEVTVAGRELAGRAVSVVEDADARFFAGVDSVAAVSMLQRLAAGVGGA
- a CDS encoding polyketide cyclase, with translation MWSTEYTEETELAPARVWAALRALHEGRFTYEGGDDYVLHGPFAVGTRLSVTPDGQETFDSTIVELIEGSAYADETIYGDLTLRFRHLLEPVGTGTRVTHRLEIDGEPSDEVGPQLGPQIAGDFPEVMRHLFIAAASNDAWDPEDADA
- a CDS encoding VOC family protein translates to MPATGPDFISLQVRDLDASQAFYETYLGLVRSPAGPPHAVVFGTKPIAFALRDILPGTELASAPQPGIGVAIWLHATEVQSIHDALAADGRTIVAPPIDGPFGRTFTFADLDGYHVTLHDRA